From Selenomonas sp. AB3002, one genomic window encodes:
- the pepT gene encoding peptidase T translates to MEISMDVLVKRFKDYVSFDSQSSEENDQVCPSTPGQMVLAKHLAEELKALGLEEVTLDNHGYIMATLPASGCEGAPVVGFIAHMDTSPDASGADIKPQVVENYDGGDIVLNKEQDIRLSPKDFPSLLKYKGQPIMTTDGTTLLGADDKAGVTAIVSAVEYLLQHPEIKHGKIRLGFTPDEETGRSADRFDVKAFGADFAYTVDGDELGSLEYENFNAANAAITFKGRSVHTGDAKGKMINANTVACEWQQMLPAGERPEYTEGYEGFYHVHKVSGDVEKVTMMMLIRDHDKAKFARRKSYLEELAALLNKKYGEGTVTVDCKDMYLNMREKMEEAMYVVELAEKAMESAGVKPVVKPIRGGTDGARLSFMGLPCPNLFTGGTNFHGRFEYLPLLSLQKAAETVLAIMTEAGKLRKH, encoded by the coding sequence AAATTAGTATGGATGTATTAGTCAAACGGTTCAAGGATTATGTTAGCTTCGACAGCCAGTCAAGCGAGGAAAATGACCAGGTCTGCCCCAGCACGCCGGGACAGATGGTACTGGCCAAGCATCTGGCTGAGGAGCTCAAGGCTCTAGGTCTTGAGGAGGTCACCCTTGACAACCATGGCTATATCATGGCTACTCTGCCGGCCAGTGGCTGTGAGGGCGCTCCCGTGGTGGGCTTTATCGCTCATATGGATACCAGCCCTGATGCCTCCGGGGCAGATATCAAGCCCCAGGTGGTGGAAAATTACGATGGGGGAGATATTGTCCTCAATAAAGAACAGGATATCAGGCTTTCACCCAAGGATTTCCCCAGCTTGCTGAAATACAAGGGACAGCCCATCATGACTACTGATGGCACCACCCTGTTGGGGGCTGATGACAAGGCGGGAGTGACGGCCATTGTCAGTGCCGTTGAGTACCTGCTGCAGCACCCGGAAATCAAGCACGGCAAGATTCGCCTGGGCTTTACCCCCGATGAGGAGACGGGCCGCAGTGCTGACCGTTTTGACGTCAAGGCCTTTGGGGCAGACTTTGCTTACACTGTTGATGGTGATGAGCTGGGCAGCCTGGAGTATGAGAATTTCAATGCCGCCAACGCTGCTATCACCTTCAAGGGCCGCAGCGTCCACACGGGAGATGCCAAGGGGAAGATGATCAATGCCAATACCGTGGCCTGCGAATGGCAGCAGATGCTGCCTGCCGGAGAACGTCCCGAATATACCGAGGGCTATGAGGGATTCTATCATGTCCACAAGGTCAGTGGCGATGTGGAGAAGGTCACCATGATGATGCTGATCCGCGACCATGACAAGGCGAAGTTTGCCCGTCGCAAATCATATCTTGAGGAACTGGCCGCCCTGCTGAATAAGAAATATGGCGAGGGCACGGTGACGGTGGACTGCAAGGATATGTACCTCAACATGCGTGAGAAGATGGAAGAAGCCATGTATGTGGTGGAATTGGCGGAAAAAGCTATGGAGAGCGCAGGGGTGAAGCCGGTGGTGAAGCCCATACGCGGCGGCACGGATGGCGCAAGGCTTTCCTTTATGGGCCTGCCCTGCCCGAACCTCTTCACTGGCGGCACCAACTTCCACGGCAGGTTTGAATACCTGCCCCTGCTGTCCCTGCAGAAGGCAGCAGAAACTGTGCTGGCCATCATGACGGAGGCTGGCAAGCTAAGGAAACACTGA
- the def gene encoding peptide deformylase: MATLEIRKAGDPVLKQHCEPVEKIDKNLKQILDAMADAMYQNDGVGLAAPQIGLPLRMVVIDCQDDHGLIELINPVITYQEGSMTGSEGCLSVPGIYGEVERYAKVKVEFLNRRGKKQHITATGLLARCIQHELDHLEGQLFIDIATSIRKGE, translated from the coding sequence ATGGCAACATTGGAAATAAGAAAAGCCGGAGATCCGGTACTGAAGCAGCACTGCGAACCCGTGGAGAAGATTGACAAGAATCTGAAGCAGATCCTTGATGCCATGGCAGATGCCATGTACCAGAATGACGGGGTGGGGCTGGCAGCGCCTCAGATAGGGCTGCCTCTCAGAATGGTAGTCATTGACTGCCAGGATGACCACGGCCTCATTGAGCTGATCAATCCTGTCATCACCTACCAGGAAGGCTCCATGACCGGTTCGGAGGGCTGCCTTTCCGTGCCTGGCATCTACGGCGAAGTGGAGCGCTATGCCAAGGTGAAGGTGGAGTTTTTGAACCGCCGGGGCAAGAAGCAGCATATCACTGCTACGGGACTTTTGGCGCGCTGCATCCAGCATGAGCTGGACCATCTGGAAGGACAGCTCTTTATCGATATTGCCACCAGTATTCGCAAAGGGGAATGA
- the fmt gene encoding methionyl-tRNA formyltransferase, whose product MEKLRVVFMGTPEFAVPCLAALQADEHCEVIGVYTQPDKPRGRGQKLLPSPVKAWAEEHGLPVYQPVKIKTAEATAELKGLSPDLVVVVAFGQILSQEILDIPPHGCINVHGSLLPRYRGAAPMQWCVINGEEKTGITTMMMDAGLDTGDMLLKEELPIGPDMTLEEVHDRLMEMGAQVLMKTIGELRAGTLKRVPQEGESNYAPMLTKETGHIDWQKSAQSIHNLVRGLNSWPGAYTGHEGQKFKIWRTVLTGEDAPAGTAAGAILAADSSQGLKVAAGDGQVLAITELQAPGKKKMQAQDYLRGNSLAAGSCFA is encoded by the coding sequence ATGGAGAAACTCCGGGTAGTTTTTATGGGCACGCCGGAATTTGCCGTGCCCTGCCTTGCAGCTCTCCAGGCAGATGAGCACTGCGAGGTCATCGGTGTTTACACTCAGCCGGACAAGCCCAGAGGCAGGGGGCAGAAGCTCCTGCCTTCACCAGTCAAGGCCTGGGCAGAGGAACATGGCCTGCCTGTCTATCAGCCTGTCAAGATCAAGACAGCAGAAGCGACCGCAGAGCTTAAAGGCTTGAGCCCCGACCTGGTGGTGGTGGTGGCCTTTGGCCAGATTCTTTCCCAGGAAATACTGGATATTCCCCCGCATGGCTGCATCAATGTCCACGGCTCCCTGCTGCCCCGCTATCGTGGCGCCGCTCCCATGCAGTGGTGTGTCATCAACGGCGAGGAGAAGACTGGCATCACCACCATGATGATGGATGCCGGTCTTGATACCGGGGACATGCTGCTGAAGGAAGAGCTTCCCATAGGTCCGGACATGACGTTGGAAGAAGTTCATGACAGACTGATGGAGATGGGGGCACAGGTCCTCATGAAGACCATCGGGGAACTGCGTGCCGGCACGCTGAAGCGGGTGCCCCAGGAGGGTGAGTCCAATTATGCTCCCATGCTGACCAAGGAAACGGGGCATATCGACTGGCAGAAAAGCGCCCAGTCAATCCACAATCTGGTGCGGGGACTGAACTCCTGGCCCGGGGCCTATACCGGCCATGAGGGGCAGAAGTTCAAGATCTGGCGCACTGTACTGACAGGGGAGGATGCTCCCGCTGGCACAGCTGCAGGCGCAATTCTCGCAGCAGACAGTAGCCAGGGACTGAAGGTTGCTGCAGGTGACGGGCAGGTGCTGGCCATCACCGAGCTGCAGGCTCCCGGCAAGAAGAAAATGCAGGCGCAGGATTACCTGCGCGGCAACAGCCTGGCAGCAGGAAGCTGCTTCGCCTGA
- a CDS encoding DUF116 domain-containing protein — MANQILEENKTAPFLQTRAKKRLFVGFLLLAILFCTGLLALCWYIASPGLSQIWEPLPALVGGLFALVMLLGLWGVATIVFAVLGLPYLPLFKRQTYSLINLLFPLAVRIGSLFGISKRQLEGSFITVSNLMFDRMNIKVPAERLLVITPHCLQLATCPHKITRDPHNCKRCGGCDIGSLVTLSEEMGFHFFVATGGTLARQVVKEKRPKAVLAIACERDLMSGIQDVYPLPAVGVLNIRPNGPCYNTHVDIEEVRRELEKLIEK; from the coding sequence ATGGCAAATCAGATCCTTGAAGAAAACAAAACAGCCCCCTTCCTGCAGACCAGGGCCAAGAAGCGACTTTTTGTAGGCTTTCTGCTATTGGCCATACTCTTTTGCACAGGTTTGCTGGCTCTTTGCTGGTACATAGCCTCGCCGGGGCTGTCCCAGATTTGGGAACCTTTGCCTGCTTTGGTGGGAGGTCTTTTTGCCCTGGTCATGCTGCTGGGGCTCTGGGGGGTAGCTACCATTGTCTTTGCGGTGCTGGGGCTTCCTTATCTGCCTCTTTTCAAAAGGCAGACTTATAGCCTGATCAACCTGCTCTTTCCCCTGGCTGTGCGGATTGGCAGCTTGTTCGGCATCAGCAAGAGGCAGCTGGAGGGGTCCTTCATCACCGTCAGCAACCTCATGTTTGACCGCATGAATATCAAGGTCCCTGCAGAGCGTTTGCTGGTGATAACCCCGCATTGCCTGCAGCTTGCTACCTGCCCTCACAAGATAACCCGCGACCCCCATAATTGCAAACGCTGCGGCGGCTGCGATATTGGCTCTCTGGTGACTCTTTCCGAGGAAATGGGGTTCCATTTCTTTGTGGCTACGGGAGGGACCCTGGCCCGTCAGGTGGTGAAGGAAAAACGTCCCAAGGCGGTGCTGGCCATTGCCTGCGAGCGCGACCTCATGAGCGGCATACAGGATGTCTATCCCCTGCCGGCAGTAGGGGTGCTTAATATCCGTCCCAACGGGCCCTGCTATAATACCCATGTGGATATTGAAGAAGTGCGGCGGGAACTGGAGAAGCTGATAGAAAAATAA
- a CDS encoding tRNA 2-thiocytidine biosynthesis TtcA family protein yields MKINLPQLYFSKLMRAIVEFDMIQEGDKILIGVSGGKDSIFLVYALAIMRQRLKKNFSLSALTINPMFTSYFDTERIRAYCESLEIPYDTVDVDIAGAIKAQADKQPCFTCAFFRRGAMNRYAVEHGLNKIAYAHHHDDAVETFLMSLLYSGQLHTFTPCTYLDRTELTVIRPLVYFREEEIKEAIQYHGFTPVPSPCPHDGHTIRQEVKELIQRLEPDIPDLYDHLASGMRKGALGELWPASKTRDEMRDIYFSYMGK; encoded by the coding sequence ATGAAAATCAACCTGCCCCAATTGTATTTCAGCAAGCTTATGCGGGCCATTGTAGAATTTGACATGATCCAGGAAGGCGACAAAATCCTCATAGGAGTTTCCGGCGGCAAGGACAGCATCTTTCTGGTCTATGCCCTGGCCATCATGCGGCAGAGATTGAAAAAGAATTTCAGCCTCTCAGCCCTGACCATCAACCCTATGTTCACCTCGTACTTTGATACGGAACGCATCAGGGCTTATTGCGAAAGCCTGGAGATTCCTTACGATACAGTAGACGTGGATATTGCAGGAGCCATCAAGGCCCAGGCCGACAAGCAGCCCTGCTTCACCTGCGCCTTCTTCCGCCGTGGGGCCATGAACCGCTATGCCGTGGAACACGGGCTGAACAAGATTGCCTACGCCCATCACCATGATGACGCGGTGGAAACCTTCCTCATGAGTCTGCTCTACTCAGGCCAGCTCCACACTTTCACCCCCTGCACATACCTGGACCGCACAGAGCTCACCGTCATACGTCCACTGGTGTACTTCAGGGAAGAAGAAATAAAGGAAGCCATACAGTATCATGGCTTCACCCCCGTCCCCTCCCCCTGCCCCCACGATGGCCACACCATCCGGCAGGAGGTAAAGGAGCTCATACAGCGATTGGAGCCGGATATCCCCGATCTCTACGACCATCTTGCCTCCGGCATGCGCAAGGGGGCTTTGGGCGAGCTTTGGCCCGCCAGCAAGACCAGAGATGAGATGCGAGACATTTACTTCAGCTACATGGGCAAATGA